From the genome of Amycolatopsis sp. NBC_01488, one region includes:
- a CDS encoding thiamine pyrophosphate-binding protein — protein sequence MNVAELVGRTLAGLGVGTAFGVVGSGNFEVTNALRAGGVRFVAARHEGGAASMADAYARMSGKVSVLSLHQGCGLTNAMTGITEAAKSRTPMIVVAADSASASVLSNFRVDQDGLATAVGAVPERVHSAASAVADTVRAFRTALQQRRTVVLNLPLDVQVQSAPEPPEPVPPIAGPAPMRPDIGAAADLADLLIAAERPVFIAGRGARGSREPVRELASRCGALLATSAVAHGLFHGDAFALGISGGFASPTAAELIVGADLVVGWGCALNMWTTRHGKLLSPHARLVQVDLEQSALGAHRPIDLGVVGDAGCTAEDVLSELGDHKAVGYRTEDVAARIAAGRWTDVEHDDLSRGGRIDPRTLSKLLDELLPVERIVSIDSGNFMGYPSAYLSVPDEQGFCFTQAFQSIGLGLGTAIGAALARPDRLPVLGTGDGGFHMALSELDTAVRLGLPLVVIVYNDAAYGAEIHHFGDADLTTVRFPDSDLAAIGRGFGADGVTVRSAEDLFAVREWLAGPRTAPLVIDAKIADDGGAWWLAEAFKH from the coding sequence GTGAACGTCGCCGAACTCGTCGGCCGCACGCTGGCCGGCCTCGGCGTCGGCACGGCGTTCGGGGTCGTCGGCAGCGGCAACTTCGAGGTGACGAACGCGCTGCGCGCGGGCGGCGTCCGGTTCGTCGCCGCCCGCCACGAGGGCGGCGCGGCGAGCATGGCCGACGCCTACGCGCGGATGAGCGGCAAAGTGTCGGTCCTGTCGCTGCACCAGGGCTGCGGGCTGACCAACGCGATGACCGGCATCACCGAGGCGGCCAAGAGCCGGACGCCGATGATCGTCGTCGCCGCCGACTCCGCGAGCGCGTCGGTGCTGTCGAACTTCCGCGTCGACCAGGACGGTCTCGCCACCGCGGTCGGCGCGGTGCCGGAGCGCGTGCACTCGGCGGCGAGCGCGGTGGCCGACACCGTGCGGGCCTTCCGGACCGCGCTGCAGCAGCGCCGGACGGTCGTGCTGAACCTGCCGCTCGACGTCCAGGTCCAGTCCGCACCCGAACCGCCGGAGCCGGTGCCCCCGATCGCCGGGCCGGCGCCGATGCGGCCGGACATCGGCGCGGCGGCCGACCTGGCGGACCTGCTGATCGCCGCCGAGCGGCCGGTGTTCATCGCCGGCCGCGGCGCCCGCGGGAGCCGGGAACCGGTGCGCGAGCTGGCTTCGCGCTGCGGCGCGCTGCTGGCGACGTCGGCCGTCGCGCACGGGCTCTTCCACGGCGACGCGTTCGCGCTCGGCATCTCGGGCGGGTTCGCCTCGCCGACGGCCGCCGAGCTGATCGTGGGCGCCGACCTCGTCGTCGGCTGGGGCTGCGCGCTGAACATGTGGACCACGCGCCACGGGAAGCTGCTCAGCCCGCACGCGCGGCTCGTCCAGGTCGATCTCGAGCAGAGCGCCCTCGGCGCGCACCGGCCGATCGACCTCGGCGTCGTCGGCGACGCGGGGTGCACCGCGGAAGACGTCCTGAGCGAGCTGGGCGACCACAAGGCGGTGGGCTACCGCACCGAGGACGTCGCCGCCCGGATCGCGGCCGGCCGCTGGACCGACGTCGAGCACGACGACCTCTCGCGCGGGGGCCGCATCGATCCGCGCACGCTGAGCAAGCTCCTGGACGAGCTGCTGCCCGTCGAGCGGATCGTCTCGATCGACTCCGGCAACTTCATGGGCTACCCGAGCGCGTACCTTTCGGTGCCCGACGAGCAGGGGTTCTGCTTCACGCAGGCGTTCCAGAGCATCGGGCTGGGCCTGGGCACCGCGATCGGCGCCGCGCTCGCCCGCCCGGACCGGCTGCCGGTGCTGGGCACCGGCGACGGCGGGTTCCACATGGCACTGTCCGAACTGGACACCGCCGTCCGGCTCGGCCTGCCGCTGGTGGTGATCGTCTACAACGACGCCGCGTACGGCGCGGAGATCCACCACTTCGGCGACGCCGACCTGACCACGGTCCGCTTCCCCGACTCCGACCTCGCCGCGATCGGCCGCGGCTTCGGCGCCGACGGCGTCACCGTGCGCTCGGCCGAAGACCTCTTCGCGGTGCGCGAGTGGCTCGCGGGCCCGCGCACCGCGCCCCTGGTGATCGACGCGAAGATCGCCGACGACGGCGGGGCGTGGTGGCTCGCGGAGGCGTTCAAGCACTGA
- a CDS encoding cyclase family protein has protein sequence MSLLDGLSKAIADGSIEIVDLTAPLSAATPILQLPEPFANTIPFRLEEISRYDERGPRWYWNDIHTGEHTGTHLDAPVHWVSGKDGHDVSRVPLKTLVAPAVVLDFSARAAQDPDFLLSIDDVTAWTAEHGPLPDGGWLLYRTGWDARSDDQERFLNADEAGSHSPGVSPECARWLAEETPITGLGVETVGTDAGQAPALEPMFPCHELLLGAGKHGLTQLQNLASLPPTGTLLVVSPLPIVGGSGSPARVLALVER, from the coding sequence ATGTCGTTGTTGGACGGGCTGAGCAAGGCGATCGCCGACGGGTCGATCGAGATCGTCGACCTGACCGCGCCGCTGAGCGCGGCCACGCCGATCCTGCAGCTGCCGGAGCCCTTCGCCAACACCATCCCGTTCCGGCTGGAGGAGATCAGCCGCTACGACGAGCGCGGCCCGCGGTGGTACTGGAACGACATCCACACCGGCGAGCACACCGGCACCCACCTCGACGCACCCGTCCACTGGGTGTCCGGAAAGGACGGTCACGACGTCTCGCGGGTGCCGCTGAAGACCTTGGTCGCGCCCGCGGTCGTGCTGGACTTCTCGGCGCGGGCCGCGCAGGATCCCGACTTCCTGCTCTCGATCGACGACGTCACCGCGTGGACGGCCGAGCACGGCCCGCTGCCCGACGGCGGCTGGCTGCTGTACCGCACCGGCTGGGACGCGCGCAGCGACGACCAGGAGCGGTTCCTCAACGCCGACGAGGCCGGGTCGCACTCCCCCGGCGTCTCGCCCGAGTGCGCGCGGTGGCTCGCCGAGGAAACGCCGATCACCGGGCTCGGCGTCGAAACCGTCGGCACCGACGCGGGCCAGGCGCCGGCGCTCGAGCCGATGTTCCCGTGCCACGAACTCCTGCTGGGCGCCGGGAAGCACGGCCTGACGCAGCTGCAGAACCTGGCCTCGCTGCCGCCGACCGGGACGCTGCTGGTGGTCTCGCCGCTGCCGATCGTCGGCGGGTCCGGCAGCCCGGCCCGCGTGCTGGCACTGGTGGAGCGGTGA
- a CDS encoding RICIN domain-containing protein gives MFQGIETGIFVLLTAALPYLALRRLRTIADPLSWFVVNSDERRIYNVVSARYNCFYNVVNPSGGRPVSLSRRQFVTGAVAATLLTGATVPNATAAALRCRKVAPAKGGFYAPNAAPLKPAAFLKLPPGAVTARGWLAGQLNLQLGGLCGHYPETSHFLDFTTSGWVHPERTGWEEVPYWLRGYVDLAAVTGDATAKATAGKWIDAILATQQSDGFFGPTALRTALNNGPDFWPYLPLLQALRSWQEYTGDTRVVPFLTRFLKYMNAQGKSAFDSSWVSVRWGDGLDSVFWLFNRTGDTFLLDLADKIHAYGADWVGNLPSLHNVNIAQGFREPAQYALRSGDANLTQATYSDYATVMATYGQFAGGGFAGDENARPGFGDPRQGFETCGIVEFMASHQLLTRLTGDPVWADRCEDLAFNSLPAALDPAGRAVHYITSANSVDLDNVPKSEGQFQNGFAMQAYLPGVDQYRCCPHNYGMGWPYFTEELWLATPDNGLAAAMYSASSVTAKVGDGTSVTITEDTTYPFSEQVTFTVRTPKRLAFPLYFRIPAWCAAPRLVVAGAPVAAAAGPAFVKVDRTWATGDVVTLTLPQRTTTRTWSANHDSVSVDHGPLTYSLKVGESYQQIGGTAQFPEYAVHATTPWNYGLTVDAALTFSAAGGALPANPFTPDTAPVKITAPARKIAEWTADDQNVVTPLQASPAHSEAAVETVTLIPMGAARLRVTSFPTADPNGHPWLPGGGGAGFRIVNRNSGKVLGVDQMSTADSARVVQFADNGTDDHVWHLVANGDGWYRIRNHHSGKVLGVDQMSTADSAKVVQFTDNGTADHLWQLVDNGDGWWRLKNRNSGKVLGVDGMSTADSAQVVQFADSGTADHVWSLVPDGRLRVENRNSGKVLGVDQMSTADSARVVQFADNGTADHLWSFEPTAAGWFLIRNANSGKVLGVDQMSTADSAIVVQFTDNGSADHEWRLRDDGSGWFRIVNRNSGKVLGVDRMSTADSAQVVQFGDTGTADHLWRLR, from the coding sequence ATGTTCCAGGGCATCGAGACCGGCATCTTCGTCCTGCTGACGGCGGCGCTGCCGTACCTCGCGCTCCGGAGGCTGCGCACGATCGCTGACCCGCTCTCGTGGTTCGTCGTGAACTCCGACGAACGGCGGATTTACAACGTTGTATCAGCGCGGTACAACTGTTTTTACAACGTTGTAAATCCGAGCGGAGGCCGTCCCGTGTCGCTGAGCCGCAGGCAGTTCGTCACCGGAGCCGTCGCCGCCACCCTGCTGACCGGGGCAACCGTCCCGAACGCGACGGCCGCCGCTCTGCGGTGCCGCAAGGTCGCTCCCGCGAAGGGCGGGTTCTACGCGCCGAACGCCGCGCCGCTGAAGCCCGCCGCCTTCCTCAAGCTGCCGCCCGGGGCCGTCACCGCGCGGGGCTGGCTCGCCGGGCAGCTGAACCTGCAGCTCGGCGGCCTCTGCGGCCACTACCCGGAGACCTCGCACTTCCTCGACTTCACCACCAGCGGCTGGGTCCACCCCGAGCGCACCGGCTGGGAAGAGGTGCCCTACTGGCTGCGCGGCTACGTCGATCTCGCCGCCGTCACCGGCGACGCCACCGCGAAAGCCACCGCCGGGAAGTGGATCGACGCCATCCTCGCCACTCAGCAGTCCGACGGCTTCTTCGGCCCGACGGCGCTGCGGACCGCGCTCAACAACGGCCCGGACTTCTGGCCGTACCTCCCGCTGCTGCAGGCCCTGCGCTCCTGGCAGGAGTACACCGGCGACACCCGCGTCGTGCCGTTCCTGACCCGCTTCCTCAAGTACATGAACGCCCAGGGCAAGAGCGCGTTCGACTCCAGCTGGGTCTCCGTGCGCTGGGGTGACGGCCTCGACAGCGTCTTCTGGCTCTTCAACCGCACCGGCGACACCTTCCTGCTCGACCTCGCCGACAAGATCCACGCCTACGGCGCCGACTGGGTCGGGAACCTGCCGAGCCTGCACAACGTCAACATCGCCCAGGGCTTCCGCGAGCCCGCCCAGTACGCGCTGCGCTCCGGCGACGCGAACCTGACCCAGGCCACCTACTCCGACTACGCCACGGTCATGGCGACCTACGGCCAGTTCGCCGGCGGCGGCTTCGCCGGGGACGAGAACGCGCGGCCCGGCTTCGGCGACCCGCGCCAGGGCTTCGAGACCTGCGGGATCGTCGAGTTCATGGCCAGCCACCAGCTGCTCACCCGGCTGACCGGCGACCCCGTCTGGGCCGACCGCTGCGAGGACCTCGCCTTCAACTCCCTGCCCGCCGCCCTCGACCCCGCCGGGCGCGCGGTCCACTACATCACCAGCGCCAACAGCGTCGACCTCGACAACGTGCCCAAGAGCGAAGGCCAGTTCCAGAACGGCTTCGCGATGCAGGCCTACCTGCCGGGCGTCGACCAGTACCGCTGCTGCCCGCACAACTACGGCATGGGCTGGCCGTACTTCACCGAAGAGCTGTGGCTGGCCACCCCGGACAACGGCCTCGCGGCGGCGATGTACTCCGCGAGCAGCGTCACGGCGAAGGTCGGCGACGGCACGTCCGTGACCATCACCGAGGACACCACCTACCCGTTCTCCGAGCAGGTCACCTTCACCGTCCGGACGCCGAAGCGGCTGGCCTTCCCGCTGTACTTCCGGATCCCCGCGTGGTGCGCCGCGCCGCGGCTGGTCGTGGCGGGCGCACCGGTCGCGGCGGCGGCCGGGCCGGCGTTCGTCAAGGTCGACCGGACGTGGGCGACCGGCGACGTCGTCACGCTGACCCTCCCGCAGCGGACGACGACGCGGACGTGGTCGGCGAACCACGACTCCGTCTCGGTCGACCACGGCCCGCTGACCTACTCGCTGAAGGTCGGCGAGAGCTACCAGCAGATCGGCGGGACCGCGCAGTTCCCGGAGTACGCGGTGCACGCGACGACGCCGTGGAACTACGGCCTGACGGTCGACGCGGCGCTCACCTTCTCCGCGGCCGGCGGCGCGCTGCCCGCCAACCCGTTCACGCCGGACACCGCGCCGGTCAAGATCACCGCGCCCGCCCGGAAGATCGCGGAGTGGACCGCGGACGACCAGAACGTCGTCACGCCGCTGCAGGCGTCACCGGCGCACAGCGAGGCGGCGGTCGAAACGGTCACGCTGATCCCGATGGGGGCCGCGCGGCTGCGCGTCACGTCGTTCCCGACGGCCGACCCGAACGGGCACCCGTGGCTGCCCGGCGGCGGGGGAGCGGGCTTCCGGATCGTGAACCGCAACTCCGGCAAGGTACTGGGCGTCGACCAGATGTCCACCGCGGACAGCGCACGAGTGGTGCAGTTCGCCGACAACGGCACCGACGACCACGTCTGGCACCTCGTCGCGAACGGCGACGGCTGGTACCGGATCCGCAACCACCACTCGGGCAAGGTGCTCGGGGTCGATCAGATGTCCACCGCGGACAGTGCGAAGGTCGTGCAGTTCACCGACAACGGCACCGCGGACCACCTCTGGCAGCTGGTCGACAACGGCGACGGCTGGTGGCGGCTGAAGAACCGCAACTCCGGCAAGGTCCTCGGCGTCGACGGGATGTCGACCGCGGACAGCGCGCAGGTCGTCCAGTTCGCCGACAGCGGCACGGCGGACCACGTGTGGTCACTGGTCCCGGACGGCCGGCTGCGGGTCGAGAACCGCAACTCCGGCAAGGTACTCGGGGTCGATCAGATGTCCACTGCGGACAGTGCGCGGGTCGTCCAGTTCGCCGACAACGGGACCGCGGATCACCTGTGGAGCTTCGAGCCGACGGCGGCCGGCTGGTTCCTCATCCGCAACGCCAACTCGGGCAAGGTGCTGGGCGTGGACCAGATGTCCACAGCGGACAGTGCGATCGTCGTCCAGTTCACCGACAACGGGTCGGCGGACCACGAGTGGCGCCTGCGCGACGACGGCAGCGGCTGGTTCCGGATCGTGAACCGCAACTCCGGCAAGGTGCTCGGCGTCGACCGGATGTCGACGGCCGACAGCGCTCAGGTGGTGCAGTTCGGCGACACCGGGACCGCCGACCACCTGTGGCGGCTGCGCTAG